The Ruminococcaceae bacterium BL-4 region TGCCCCCGTATCTGTGCGTTTACATGTGGGAACGACTGTCTTAAAAGGAGGAACTATCATGAAAATTTTGGATCAGCAGGGCAACGAAATCTTGAATCCGGATTTGGAAAAAGGTCATTTGGAGTCGGACAAACTGACAATCCATCATGACGCGGTGGCAGCTGTTGCAGAGCAGTCGCACATTGAAGTTATAAAAGAGTATTCAAATGGCGGGAAAGACGTCGAAAAGGTGGTTGATGTTCCGGCAGTAGTCGGTCATGACGCCTACGATGAGTACGAAGATATTGAGCGGTATATTCCCTACACGGCAGAAGAACTTACCGCAATCGAAAAGCAGAAAAACACTCCGACACTTGAAAGCCGGGTGGCCGCATTGGAGGAGATGCAGCTCGCCCAAATTATGGGAGGGGACGAAGCATGAGTGCAGTCGCTAATTTTTTGATGATCCAGTTTAAGTTAGGATGCGTTACCACAGAGCAAATTAACTCTCTTGTCGGAAAAAAGATAACTCAAACAGAAGCCGACGAAATTATTAAAAGTAATATTTCTAATTGAATAGGAGGATTTAAATAATGGCAGAACATTGCAGTTTCTTTAATGGGCCCACTTATTCTGCAGCAGATTTCGCTGCATATTTTGCATCATTTTTTAAAAACGGAGTTTTTGCAAAGCCAGCAGATGGACTTAAAATCAGGGCGCTCCATAACGATATGCGGATAACCGTATTACCTGGCGTCGCTTTTATCGACGGGTACCGATATGAGCTCGACAACAGTGACGGAGAATTTAACCTTACCGTTCCGACGGCTGACGGGGCACTTGACCGAATCGACATTATCGTTGTACGGCGCGACCTTATTAACCAAAACGCAAAACTCACTTATATAGCCGGCACTCCTGCAAGTAGTCCAACGATTCCTCCCCTTAGTCGGACATCTGATATCGACGATATTAAGCTGTGCCAAATCAAAGTTGCCAAAGGTGCAGTAAAAATATCTGATTCAAATATTGAAGACTTCAGATTTGACAATAGTGTGTGTGGAATTGTAGCATCAGCAGTCACTGATGTCTCTACCAAAGAATTGTTTGCGCAATACAATACGATGTATCAGGACTTTCAGACCAAGGTTAACAATGCATTTAGTACCTGGTTTGCAAACGTCCAAAACACATTATCCGGAGACACGGCGGGAAATCTGCTCCAAAAAATTAATGCAATCAATGAGTCAAAAGGTCATGCAAACGGTATCGCCGGACTGAACAAAGATGGAACCGTTCCCCCAGAGCAGGGCGGCACCGGAGAAAAATCCTTATCTGACACCCGTAATGCTATGGGATTAGGATCATCCGGTCCCGTACCGGTATCCAGCGGAGGCACCGGACAGAATTCACTTGCCGCCAGCCGTAGTGTGATGGGTCTTGGAAATACGACCGGTCCGCTGCCAATTGCCAATGGCGGTCACGGATGTAATAACCGTGTAGATGGTCTGCATGCAATGGGAATTAACTGGGGCACCTCGGCAGCACCTGCTACTGCAGCCGCCAACAGCTTTTATATTCAACTGTTATGATGGGATGTGATTTAAATGGCTGAATGGTATGGCGGCAATAGCGACTACAGTTATTACTGGGGCTCTAGCACCACCCAAGCATACTTATCCGCATCTGTCGAAATTATCAGCGAATATACGGCACGTGTCCATGTACACGCATCCACGACCTGTATCAATGGTGGAATGAGTGAATACGGTGTTCACACACAGTGCGGCGTTGAAAATTACAGCGCAGACGGAGAAGGAATTTACAACGGAAACGGGAACTGGGTCGGGCAAGTAGAAGGTTCCTGGGACTTTAGCCGGAGTGACAGTGATTACGACGTCACCGTATTCGGAAAATACTGGGGCGATACGGTCAATGGATACGGTCCTGCAGGCAACAACGGCGAGGTTGATGGAACTCTTACCATTCCCGCGCGGCCTTATTACGCAGCCGGCGCTCCGTCCGCTAAAGTATCTAAGACGCAAGTACCGATCGGAATGGCGATCACGTTATCGTGGGCAAAGTCCAGTACACAGGGCAACGCAAATTTCGACCATTTCGAAGTTACTGACGGACTCGGCGTGCGGCTGTATGTCGGATCCGGAACAAGTATTCAGACGGTACCGAGCAAAATACTTGATCAGTACGGCAAAGACAATTACTACAATCGGATATCAGTTTCCAATAAGAAAAAAGGCTGGGTCTATTATGCAGTCTGGGAAGTTCACGAGTGGTACGGATCTTATCCGTCCTCCCCCGTTTGCTGGGTTGGCGTGGAAGTTAAATCCGGTGTGATCACGATGTACGATTCCAGCGGCAAAAAGCACGTTGGGCTCGTGACTGCCTATGATGCAAATGGAAAGCCCCATTATGTTTTGATATCGGCTTACGATTTGAGCGGAAAAAAGCATGATACACAATAAGGAGGATAAAAATCATGGATACTAAAGTAATCATTTACACGGACGACCTTTATCAGGCCGCACAAAAAGAAATCAACCACCAGGAAGCCCTGAAAGGAGATGCAGAATAATGGATATTGTACAAATGCTTTGCCCGCCTGAAAAATACGGAATCAAGTGCCCCTGCCCTATGGCTCCGACCCGCGTCGTCATTCACAATACATATAACGATGCCTCTGCACGCTCTGAAATCGCTTACATGATTGGCAACAACAACGAGTGTTCTTTCCATTATGCGGTCGACGATCGGGAAATTGTCCAGGGAATTCCGGAGAACCGGAACGCCTGGCATGCAGGCGACGGAAACGGCCCCGGAAACCGCCAGGGAATCGCAATTGAAATCTGCTACAGTTTATCCGGCGGTGAACGTTTTGACGCGGCAGAGCGCAACGGTGCGCAGTTAGCGGCTATACTGCTCAATAAGTACGGCTGGGGCATTGATCGGCTCACGAAGCACCAGGATTACATGGACAAGTATTGCCCGCACAGAACACTTGACCGAGGCTGGGGACGCTTTGTCCAGATGGTGCAGTCCTACATGTCTGGTGACACCCCGTCTGATATTGTCAGCGCTGCCATCTCCCCCGCTGATAATACCAGCAAGGTTAGTGCGGCCTATCGAGTGCGCACAGCTGAAAACGGTTGGCTCAGCGAAGTTTGGGATAACAACGACTTCGCCGGCGTGCGAGGCCATAAGATCACCGATATTGCAATCGGTGTCACGCAGGGAGCTATTCGGTACCGTGTCCATGTATGCGGCGGTGACTGGCTGCCTTACGTCACCGGATACGATATCAACGATGACAACAACGGCTATGCCGGCAACGGTCAGGAAATCGATGCGGTCGAGGCATATTATTACTCCCCTGCAGGTATGCACCCACTTCGCTGCGCCCATTACAAAGTCAGTCCGAACCTCCAATCCTGGTATGAAGAGCAGATCGACGATAATACCGATAACGGTATGGACGGCTTTTCCGGGAAGTACGGCAATACAATCGATCGTTTCCAGATGACGGTCGCGTAAGGAGGACAGAATGCCAACAGAAATCATTGTTGCGCTGATTGCCTTCTTAGGGACAGCGGTCGGCAGCTGGAGTGGAATCCGCATTTCCAATAAATTAGTGGATTATCGTCTCTGCCAGCTAGAAGAAAAAGTTGCAAAGCATAATCAAGTTGTAGAGCGCACCTACAGACTAGAAGAACAGATGAAAGTTGCAAATCACCGAATCAGTGATTTGGAAGTTAAGGAGGAACATTATGAACATGAATGATTTTTTAACCTGGAGTATTCTCGGCACCTTCGCGGGTGCTGCGGCAGTTACAGGACTTTTGACGCAGCTGCTTAAAGGCGCCGGTACCATTGCAAAGATGCCGACACAGATTTTAAGCTATCTGATTGCCTTAGTTGTGCTACTCATCAGCACGGCAGCTAATGCAGGATTCTTGCAGCCCTGGACAGTATGGGCATTGGTACCGCTCAATGCGGTATTGGTATCGACGGCCAGCAATGGTGCCTACCAGGCAATCGCACGAGTTTCCAGCAAATCCGGTACCTAAAAGCAATAAAATATAATTTATAAGTAATAAGCCAACCGAGGATTTTTCCCCGGTAGGCTTATTTTTTTGTTCTTTTTTAACGTGAATATAATTCACATTTTTAAGCAAAATAAAAGCGCCATTACTCATCCATAAGGATAACTAACAGCACTTTATTTCCGCAATTGCGGCCGTTTAACGATTAAGACAAACCAGTCTGCGGTAAAGACAAAGTTCGGATAATCTTTCTTTGGTAGGATATCCAGGACTCGAGCCCAGCACCAACCGGTTATGAGACAACTGGGGGATTTTTTTATTGTTAATACGCCTAATTATGGCATTGCAAATATGTCGAATCATGACGAACCTTCGTAAAAAGTGTTCCATTTTATAGAATTTAAGGGTATTATTAACGAGATAAAAGATCCATTTCAGACCTGCCATGCAGAAAAACAATAAGCAGATTTTCCACCCTGTTTCGTCAAAACGCATGGTGAAGTGACAGTATAGGTTCTATAATTTGGATATAAATTCAAACTGTCTTTTGGTCAAAATGATAAGCAAAAAATTGCCGTAATGGAATATTTTTATGTACGAGTTTAGAAGATAGAGTCCCAATGAAAGCAATAAAGGCAATTTGTGTTTTGGGAAAAAATTTATTCTTTGCAACAAATATTACTTTGTTAACATGTTTTCAACGATATGGAAAGTGGGAAAATTTAATGGCTGACAACAATCAATTTATAAAATCAGATATCGGGGCTCAGTCTGCTTGGAAAGGCTTTTCATCTCAAACTCTTTATATTGCATCAAGAATTGTTTCAGATACCGATGATAATTGCTTTTACCCAGAAGATATCGAAGATTTGGTTGTTAAAAATAAAGGCAAAGTAATCGAGGCAGTCCAAATCAAAAATGTATCCGCTCCCCTTACAATTTCCCATCTTTCTTCTACGAAATCTTCTCTTTCTGGTGAAGGCTTTTTTAATAGAGTTTGTAGCTTACATGCGCAATACCCAGAATTCAATATAGTGAAAGTAGTGTATTTCTCTTCGTTGGGCGACGAACTTAAAGGAATTTCCCAAGGTGACGAATTTTATTGTAAATCTGTAAAAGAAAAACTTATTAAAAGTCATAAGCTAACTGCAAAAGATGCAGAGTGGCTTGTTCTATCATTAGTTTTTGAGAAAGTTGACATTTTAACACTTGAGCAAGCCATTTACTCGCAAATTAAAGAGTATGTTGAAACTATGGCTGCTCCCGAAATAGCAAAATCGTTACTAATTCAGCATGTTTCAGAGTTGTCAAAGTCAAAAGGATATATAAGCAAAAAAATTTGGCAAGAGCAAATCCACAGCATTGGAACGGACATT contains the following coding sequences:
- a CDS encoding conserved membrane protein of unknown function (Evidence 4 : Unknown function but conserved in other organisms): MNMNDFLTWSILGTFAGAAAVTGLLTQLLKGAGTIAKMPTQILSYLIALVVLLISTAANAGFLQPWTVWALVPLNAVLVSTASNGAYQAIARVSSKSGT
- a CDS encoding protein of unknown function (Evidence 5 : Unknown function), which encodes MAEHCSFFNGPTYSAADFAAYFASFFKNGVFAKPADGLKIRALHNDMRITVLPGVAFIDGYRYELDNSDGEFNLTVPTADGALDRIDIIVVRRDLINQNAKLTYIAGTPASSPTIPPLSRTSDIDDIKLCQIKVAKGAVKISDSNIEDFRFDNSVCGIVASAVTDVSTKELFAQYNTMYQDFQTKVNNAFSTWFANVQNTLSGDTAGNLLQKINAINESKGHANGIAGLNKDGTVPPEQGGTGEKSLSDTRNAMGLGSSGPVPVSSGGTGQNSLAASRSVMGLGNTTGPLPIANGGHGCNNRVDGLHAMGINWGTSAAPATAAANSFYIQLL
- a CDS encoding protein of unknown function (Evidence 5 : Unknown function), which produces MAEWYGGNSDYSYYWGSSTTQAYLSASVEIISEYTARVHVHASTTCINGGMSEYGVHTQCGVENYSADGEGIYNGNGNWVGQVEGSWDFSRSDSDYDVTVFGKYWGDTVNGYGPAGNNGEVDGTLTIPARPYYAAGAPSAKVSKTQVPIGMAITLSWAKSSTQGNANFDHFEVTDGLGVRLYVGSGTSIQTVPSKILDQYGKDNYYNRISVSNKKKGWVYYAVWEVHEWYGSYPSSPVCWVGVEVKSGVITMYDSSGKKHVGLVTAYDANGKPHYVLISAYDLSGKKHDTQ
- a CDS encoding protein of unknown function (Evidence 5 : Unknown function); this translates as MKILDQQGNEILNPDLEKGHLESDKLTIHHDAVAAVAEQSHIEVIKEYSNGGKDVEKVVDVPAVVGHDAYDEYEDIERYIPYTAEELTAIEKQKNTPTLESRVAALEEMQLAQIMGGDEA
- a CDS encoding protein of unknown function (Evidence 5 : Unknown function), which codes for MSAVANFLMIQFKLGCVTTEQINSLVGKKITQTEADEIIKSNISN
- a CDS encoding conserved protein of unknown function (Evidence 4 : Unknown function but conserved in other organisms), which produces MPTEIIVALIAFLGTAVGSWSGIRISNKLVDYRLCQLEEKVAKHNQVVERTYRLEEQMKVANHRISDLEVKEEHYEHE
- a CDS encoding N-acetylmuramoyl-L-alanine amidase, whose protein sequence is MDIVQMLCPPEKYGIKCPCPMAPTRVVIHNTYNDASARSEIAYMIGNNNECSFHYAVDDREIVQGIPENRNAWHAGDGNGPGNRQGIAIEICYSLSGGERFDAAERNGAQLAAILLNKYGWGIDRLTKHQDYMDKYCPHRTLDRGWGRFVQMVQSYMSGDTPSDIVSAAISPADNTSKVSAAYRVRTAENGWLSEVWDNNDFAGVRGHKITDIAIGVTQGAIRYRVHVCGGDWLPYVTGYDINDDNNGYAGNGQEIDAVEAYYYSPAGMHPLRCAHYKVSPNLQSWYEEQIDDNTDNGMDGFSGKYGNTIDRFQMTVA